Proteins encoded by one window of Drosophila melanogaster chromosome X:
- the Rab3-GEF gene encoding Rab3 GDP-GTP exchange factor, isoform C: MSDQQKASLCPRLVDYMAIVGAHTTPPMPKGLQGLKAPPVQVPDLLRRYPPSDHADFPLPLDMVYFCQPEGCTSVGPRRTGSAIRDMTSFVFALTDKDSGKTRYGICVNFYRPIERPSSAAGSAGAGNDRPGNGGPGGHGGGAGGGAGGGGRGGRRSSAFRRESWRKSMERSSDSAFSSDYRSNVAPSDSDRELTSRRDSDQQRLHSHHSHHQPHHPSASPAVPKLGLMAPSADSESGGSHSPSPRASRKRTKLRNQSLTSLCIISHHPFFTTFRECLFILKKLIDACNESSSPKRVGASQKINRDNVWTVLTGHVSDATPSIVLHDVREIETWILRLLSTPVPVPGSTRVEVEVLSPTVHEPLLFALPDHTRFSLVDFPLHLPLELLGVETCLKVWTLIMQENKVLFQSRDYNALSMSVMAFVTMLYPLEYMFPVIPLLPTCLSCAEQLLLAPTPFVIGVPASFLVYKKNFRLPDDIWVVDLDSTKLTPPTGGYEEIPPLPEPEGTILKNHLKQALTSMTATNTAVSSQQLLPSVRDSLQEPPLLGVSQVRLPLQTPPHSAQASQRNSMSAQGTISSRQPSPMNSPALNPFVYGTDVDSVDVATRVAMVRFFNAQNTLANFAEHTRTLRLYPRPVVAFQINSFLRSRPRASQFLNQFARTQAVEFLAEWSLTPTNVAFLRVQTGVMDPMQVGDKPKWFAHALTPIRFSVWDDGSSLNGALRSLKQLECQPTDESGSDSEGADSSSSSYSSLSDFVSEMASSDLSPSLHDVFGSYNRPHVVPQTLSSNLDPALVYHPPSKLQYPEGIADAVASKEEEDEERADSPVSSSSSRSDLSSPSFNRDSEFDFQPKGGQTLGSTTVGSGAAAPSFELATPLAMRLEATIKMASIEQESDTVSTATGKTIAAGSKLQRHPSDSESRPEKKIPPPLTPPVKQPGVSNILARTGSSGSSSSSPGRQSSQSSLFENFASHAKELVRETTRQSSQEGLLAHVDKFTLHAKKAAGEASKQALEVSKQAAGVSKNTLEDLTYVGKSTLGDLTKTAKEAATKKGIIKIEEHSAGGAGPPPKSPGSQLATHKQVQQSGGQGGGNNFFSAIGTDFNGLASSTSTMFSGMFGKKSQQKQVPVQQKQPNVSAGKAKSGINFDPFPGRKGLVERTPLIKHSGPRQTQEELTRQQNQERSHSNAENQTFLKDVTNQVLAGEGVGWLKLNRFKKLMEDESYRTLVLSKLNKTLDKKIAPDDHIDDVCVTKPVWKGMLKCIQAIAGGLDVTFANFGLGGMASVFQLMEVAHTHYWSKEINEGSDMSSSLLSSHAASPMGSRENLRSPSSPNGSHSALGSEWASPQESRKSSTQLAHGGPGGSHSGAPINRRLSSADSQDGQSTTEMFKDMLSQKRSALKNMLTSFDSDTTTSKDSKKSSGNLWSGKSTLSAGFRYTGGHLINTSSSPSPDSPRVYLFEGLLGKDRLNLWNQMQFWEDAFLDAVSQERDMIGMDQGPIEMMERYKSLSESERKRLEHDEDRLLSTMLYNLTAILVMLNVAKDEIRRKIRRLLGKSHIGLVYSQEVHNVVDQINNLNGNDIDLKPLGSRLLHRQSFTVHQGTDVNGPLRFMEVRDDGLVLRSVDGTIVERWWYERLVNMTYSPKTKLLCLWRRNGGQTQLHKYYTRKCKELYNCIKEAMERGGTPTNVPELGGEFPVQDMNTGEGGLLQVCLEGVGLLFSNSKFFVRLDHIRKCFTQKGGIFVLEEYNPKTRNLIQRKYQSSMSDQICYSVLCVFSYVAAGQDQKKNPVVITPQIQDIHAQQKQKHQQQQQHQQPQQQQQPHQTTTQQNQPTAVASAVPTTTAPAGQVNPNRMTAKSQAGSISIRHTVPMQKPTITMSTVQPQARMPAQVATASVPVTVPVPPTPAPPTSNPAKLPQLPPRVPSQPSTESLASISSPPPKLRTPMSAPPGPPPAIPPRTGAISRSGSVPAARSFVRQASANSTPPQYTPQPPPPFVIPKRHSGLARASTLSSSTSPSMSSSSASNHPGHSQSQQRASHGSVAAVLQSMPEAEPGYGSGSGSISGSSSGSGSASGSIASASPQAHRKH, encoded by the exons ATGTCGGACCAGCAGAAAGCCTCCCTCTGTCCCCGTCTGGTGGACTACATGGCCATAGTGGGTGCCCACACGACGCCTCCGATGCCAAAGGGACTGCAGGGCCTCAAGGCCCCGCCAGTGCAG GTGCCCGACTTGCTGCGTCGCTATCCCCCCTCGGATCATGCGGACTTCCCGCTGCCCCTGGACATGGTGTACTTTTGCCAACCGGAGGGTTGCACCAGCGTTGGACCTCGACGCACTGGCTCCGCCATTCGGGACATGACCTCCTTTGTATTCGCGCTGACCGACAAGGATTCGGGCAAGACACGCTATGGCATATGCGTGAACTTCTATCGTCCCATTGAGCGACCTAGTTCGGCGGCGGGATCGGCAGGAGCTGGCAACGATCGTCCGGGTAATGGTGGACCTGGTGGCCATGGGGGCGGcgctggaggaggagcaggaggcggAGGGCGTGGTGGAAGACGGTCGTCGGCCTTCAGGCGGGAGTCGTGGCGCAAGAGCATGGAACGCAGCTCGGATTCGGCATTTAGCAG CGACTACAGAAGTAACGTAGCGCCTAGCGATTCGGATCGTGAACTGACCTCGCGTCGCGATTCGGACCAGCAGCGCCTACACTCACACCACTCGCACCACCAGCCGCACCATCCGTCGGCGAGCCCGGCTGTGCCCAAACTGGGCCTGATGGCTCCCTCGGCGGACTCCGAGTCCGGCGGCAGTCATTCCCCATCGCCGCGGGCCTCGCGAAAGAGGACGAAACTGCGCAACCAGTCGCTCACCTCGCTGTGCATCATCTCGCACCATCCGTTCTTCACCACCTTCCGCGAATGCCTGTTCATTCTGAAGAAGCTCATCGATGCTTGCAACGAATCCTCTTCACCGAAGCGGGTTGGTGCCTCCCAAAAGATCAACCGGGACAATGTGTGGACGGTGCTGACGGGCCATGTCAGCGATGCCACGCCGTCGATTGTACTGCACGATGTGCGCGAAATCGAAACCTGGATCCTGCGACTACTCTCCACGCCGGTTCCTGTGCCAGGATCGACCAGAGTTGAG GTTGAGGTGCTGTCGCCGACGGTGCATGAACCCCTGCTGTTTGCATTGCCTGACCACACTCGCTTCTCTCTGGTGGACTTCCCGCTCCATCTGCCATTGGAGCTGCTCGGCGTGGAGACGTGCCTGAAGGTATGGACCCTGATCATGCAGGAGAACAAGGTGCTGTTCCAGTCGCGCGACTATAACGCCCTCTCCATGTCGGTAATGGCCTTCGTCACTATGCTGTATCCGCTGGAGTATATGTTCCCGGTCATCCCGCTGCTGCCCACCTGCCTAAGTTGTGCGGAGCAGCTACTGTTGGCACCAACGCCCTTTGTCATCGGGGTGCCCGCCTCTTTCCTGGTCTACAAAAAAAACTTCCG TCTACCGGATGACATTTGGGTGGTCGACTTGGACTCCACCAAATTGACGCCACCGACTGGTGGCTACGAAGAAATACCACCGCTACCTGAGCCCGAGGGCACCATTCTGAAGAACCACCTCAAGCAG GCACTTACCTCGATGACGGCCACCAATACGGCGGTCTCCTCACAACAGCTATTACCATCGGTGCGGGATAGTCTTCAGGAACCACCGTTGCTAGG GGTTTCTCAAGTGAGACTTCCCCTCCAGACGCCTCCTCACTCGGCGCAGGCCAGTCAACGGAACTCGATGTCCGCCCAAGGAACGATTAGTTCCCGCCAACCGAGCCCGATGAATTCACCAGCCCTCAATCCATTCGTTTACGGAACGGATGTGGATTCCGTGGACGTGGCCACGCGGGTGGCGATGGTGCGATTTTTCAATGCTCAAAATACATTGGCTAACTTTGCTGAGCACACGCGCACTTTGCGGCTATATCCACGTCCAGTGGTGGCATTCCAAATCAATAGTTTCCTACGATCCCGACCAAGAGCCTCGCAGTTCCTGAATCAATTTGCCAGGACTCAGGCCGTAGAGTTCCTGGCCGAATGGTCACTAACGCCCACGAATGTGGCGTTCCTTCGAGTGCAGACTGGCGTTATGGATCCCATGCAGGTGGGCGATAAGCCCAAGTGGTTCGCCCACGCTCTGACCCCCATCCGATTTTCGGTGTGGGACGATGGCAGCTCACTGAATGGAGCCCTGCGATCGCTGAAACAACTCGAGTGCCAGCCGACGGACGAGAGTGGTTCGGATTCAGAGGGAGCGGATAGTAGTAGCTCATCGTACAGCTCACTCAGTGATTTTGTATCGGAAATGGCCTCCTCCGATCTTTCGCCCAGCCTGCATGATGTCTTTGGGTCTTACAATCGGCCACATGTTGTTCCTCAGACTCTCTCCTCGAATTTGGATCCGGCCTTGGTCTATCATCCGCCCAGCAAGCTGCAGTATCCCGAAGGCATTGCCGATGCGGTGGCCAGCaaagaggaggaggatgaggagcgTGCCGATAGCCCTGTGTCCTCATCCTCCAGTCGCTCGGATCTGAGTTCGCCCAGCTTCAATCGCGATTCGGAGTTTGATTTCCAGCCGAAGGGCGGACAAACTCTGGGATCGACTACAGTTGGCAGTGGAGCGGCTGCACCCAGTTTCGAGTTGGCCACTCCGTTGGCCATGCGACTGGAGGCCACCATTAAGATGGCAAGCATTGAACAGGAATCTGACACGGTATCCACGGCGACGGGCAAGACCATAGCCGCCGGTTCGAAATTACAAAGACATCCCAGCGACTCCGAGTCGCGGCCTGAAAAGAAGATTCCG CCACCACTAACGCCACCGGTGAAGCAGCCTGGAGTAAGCAATATCCTAGCCCGAACTGGAAGTTccggctccagctccagcagtCCTGGACGTCAGAGTTCCCAGAGCTCTCTATTCGAGAACTTTGCCTCCCATGCCAAGGAACTGGTGCGCGAAACAACGCGCCAGAGCAGCCAGGAGGGTCTACTGGCCCATGTGGATAAG TTTACGCTGCACGCAAAGAAGGCAGCTGGAGAGGCTTCCAAGCAGGCCCTGGAAGTGTCCAAACAGGCGGCTGGAGTGAGCAAGAATACCCTCGAAGATCTCACATATGTAGGCAAATCGACGCTGGGCGATCTTACCAAAACGGCCAAGGAGGCTGCCACCAAGAAAGGTATTATTAAGATCGAGGAGCATTCGGCGGGCGGAGCTGGACCACCGCCAAAGTCACCCGGATCCCAGCTGGCGACACACAAGCAGGTGCAGCAATCGGGCGGCCAGGGTGGTGGCAACAACTTCTTCTCCGCGATTGGGACGGATTTCAATGGGCTAgcctcatccacatccaccaTGTTCTCGGGCATGTTTGGTAAAA AGAGCCAACAAAAGCAGGTTCCTGTACAGCAAAAGCAACCTAACGTATCCGCTGGGAAGGCCAAGTCTGGCATTAATTTCGATCCATTTCCTGGACGCAAGGGACTCGTGGAGCGGACGCCGTTGATCAAGCATTCGGGTCCTAGGCAAACACAAGAGGAGCTGACCCGCCAGCAAAACCAGGAGCGTTCGCATAGTAATGCCGAAAATCAGACCTTCCTCAAGGATGTGACCAATCAGGTGCTCGCTGGAGAGGGAGTCGGTTGGCTGAAGCTCAATCGGTTTAAGAAGCTAATGGAGGACGAGTCATATCGCACACTGGTGCTTAGCAAGCTCAATAAGACGCTGGACAAGAAGATTGCCCCAGATGATCATATTGACGATGTG TGCGTGACGAAGCCCGTGTGGAAGGGTATGCTGAAGTGCATCCAGGCCATAGCCGGCGGGTTGGACGTGACCTTTGCGAATTTCGGCCTAGGCGGTATGGCTTCTGTTTTCCAGCTGATGGAGGTAGCCCACACGCATTATTGGAGCAAGGAGATCAACGAGGGCAGCGACATGTCCTCGAGCCTGCTCTCCAGTCACGCCGCCAGTCCCATGGGCAGTAGAGAGAACCTGCGATCACCTAGCTCACCAAATGGCTCCCACTCGGCATTGGGCAGTGAGTGGGCATCGCCGCAGGAATCACGAAAGAGTTCCACTCAATTGGCACACGGTGGACCAGGTGGTTCGCATTCGGGAGCACCGATTAACCGACGATTGTCGTCGGCGGATAGCCAGGATGGTCAGTCCACCACGGAGATGTTCAAGGATATGCTGTCGCAGAAAAGAAGTGCCTTGAAGAACATGCTCACCTCCTTCGATTCAGAT ACAACCACGTCGAAGGATTCGAAAAAGAGCTCTGGCAATCTGTGGTCGGGCAAGTCAACGCTTAGTGCCGGATTTCGTTATACTGGAGGACACCTGATCAACACGTCATCTTCTCCGTCGCCGGACAGTCCGCGGGTTTACCTCTTCGAAGGGTTGCTGGGCAAGGATCGCCTCAATCTTTGGAACCAAATGCAATTCTGGGAGGATGCCTTCCTCGACGCTGTCAGTCAGGAGCGTGATATGATCGGCATGGATCAG GGTCCTATTGAAATGATGGAGCGCTACAAATCACTAAGTGAATCGGAGCGCAAGCGTCTTGAACACGACGAGGATCGTTTGCTATCCACAATGCTCTACAACCTGACGGCCATCCTGGTGATGCTGAATGTCGCCAAGGACGAGATCCGGCGCAAGATTCGACGCCTCCTTGGAAAGAGTCATATTGGCTTGGTGTACTCCCAGGAGGTGCACAATGTGGTCGATCAGATAAACAATCTG AATGGAAATGACATTGATCTAAAGCCCTTGGGTTCACGATTGCTGCACCGCCAGAGCTTCACCGTCCACCAGGGCACAGATGTGAACGGACCACTACGATTTATGGAGGTGCGGGACGATGGTCTGGTACTCCGATCAGTGGATGGCACCATTGTGGAGCGCTGGTGGTACGAGCGGCTGGTCAACATGACCTATTCACCCAAGACCAAGCTGCTCTGCCTGTGGCGCCGCAATGGCGGTCAGACGCAATTGCACAAATACTACACACGAAAG TGCAAGGAGCTGTACAATTGCATCAAGGAGGCCATGGAACGGGGCGGCACGCCCACCAATGTACCCGAGCTGGGCGGCGAGTTTCCCGTTCAGGACATGAACACAGGCGAGGGCGGCCTGCTGCAGGTGTGCCTCGAGGGTGTCGGTTTGTTGTTCTCCAACAGCAAG TTTTTCGTCCGATTGGACCACATCCGCAAGTGCTTCACCCAGAAGGGTGGCATTTTTGTACTGGAGGAGTACA ATCCCAAGACGCGCAATCTCATTCAACGAAAGTACCAGTCAAGCATG TCCGATCAGATTTGCTACTCGGTGCTGTGCGTATTCTCCTACGTGGCCGCCGGTCAGGACCAGAAGAAGAATCCGGTGGTCATCACTCCGCAAATCCAGGACATTCATGCccagcagaagcaaaagcaccagcagcaacagcaacatcagcagccgcagcagcagcagcagccacatcaaACGACCACGCAGCAAAATCAGCCCACAGCAGTAGCATCTGCAGTGCCCACAACAACTGCTCCAGCCGGACAAGTCAATCCCAACCGGATGACGGCCAAATCGCAAGCCGGCAGCATCTCCATACGGCACACGGTGCCCATGCAGAAGCCCACCATCACCATGTCCACGGTGCAGCCGCAGGCCAGGATGCCAGCCCAGGTTGCAACCGCATCTGTTCCGGTCACTGTGCCAGTTCCCCCCACTCCCGCTCCACCCACATCCAATCCCGCCAAGCTGCCGCAATTGCCGCCGCGCGTACCGTCGCAACCTTCGACGGAAAGCCTGGCCTCGATCTCATCACCGCCGCCAAAGCTACGGACACCCATGTCCGCTCCACCCGGACCACCGCCGGCCATACCGCCGCGCACGGGGGCCATTTCACGTAGCGGATCGGTACCGGCGGCCCGATCCTTTGTCCGCCAGGCATCGGCAAATTCTACACCGCCACAGTATACGCCACAGCCGCCGCCGCCCTTCGTGATACCCAAGCGGCACAGTGGACTGGCCAGGGCATCCACCTTGTCATCATCCACATCGCCATCGATGTCATCATCATCCGCCTCCAATCATCCCGGGCATTCGCAGTCGCAGCAGCGCGCCAGTCACGGCAGCGTCGCCGCTGTGCTGCAATCAATGCCGGAGGCTGAGCCCGGTTACGGATCCGGCTCCGGTTCAATATCCGGCTCCAGTTCCGGCTCCGGTTCGGCATCGGGCTCCATTGCCAGCGCTTCACCGCAGGCCCATCGCAAGCACTGA